In Topomyia yanbarensis strain Yona2022 chromosome 2, ASM3024719v1, whole genome shotgun sequence, one DNA window encodes the following:
- the LOC131682265 gene encoding 32 kDa beta-galactoside-binding lectin-like, with amino-acid sequence MAVLAYLLLSVGDDLVEIAEVFIRSGGSFAECREYLQCKKQEQLFRYYLAQYSKEVHNEAVKMSTESLDSCDYAYQDSPQSPGSISLDKSSSTEIVYTLENITEVSAGLSFVISGSILLTCERFSINFMLKNSDLALHFNPRLPQNYIVRNCRIKGVWGKEEVASPLSFNLHRGQKFKIQILVSDKEFLICVNGRHFNAFKHRLPYKKICALEVKGDVKDVAVEQIYIENYPDIVLDEIAQISRETFALGDILDSNYKIMPYTGRLAQPFTNGKNLHIRGRIKLLPHSFYVNLQSNHYCWPHPNVQFHLNPRFGSVGGKHVICRNSWIDGKWDREERSENLTDFMPGKLFHLKIACTDVSYQVYLNEKLIAEFVFREDPKLVETIYIQGDIKVFDVVLESAY; translated from the coding sequence ATGGCAGTGCTCGCTTATCTGCTGCTCAGTGTTGGTGACGACCTAGTCGAGATCGCAGAGGTGTTCATCCGTTCCGGTGGTTCTTTTGCGGAATGTAGAGAATATTTGCAGTGCAAAAAACAAGAGCAACTATTTCGCTATTATTTAGCACAATATAGCAAGGAGGTACATAACGAAGCTGTTAAAATGTCCACTGAATCGCTGGACAGTTGTGATTATGCGTATCAGGATTCGCCACAGTCGCCCGGTTCCATCAGTTTAGATAAGAGTTCTTCGACGGAAATTGTATATACCCTGGAAAACATTACGGAAGTCTCTGCCGGTTTAAGTTTTGTGATAAGTGGGAGTATACTGCTGACGTGTGAACGATTTTCGATCAATTTTATGCTCAAAAATTCTGATCTAGCACTGCACTTCAATCCGAGGCTACCCCAAAATTATATTGTGAGAAACTGTCGTATAAAAGGAGTTTGGGGCAAGGAAGAAGTAGCTTCGCCACTATCCTTCAATCTGCACCGAGGCCAAAAATTTAAGATTCAAATTTTGGTGTCGGACAAGGAATTTTTAATATGTGTTAATGGCCGACATTTCAATGCATTCAAACATCGACTGCCTTATAAGAAGATCTGCGCGCTGGAAGTAAAAGGTGACGTCAAGGATGTTGCCGTCGAACAAATATATATCGAAAACTATCCTGATATTGTACTGGATGAAATTGCGCAAATTTCAAGGGAAACTTTCGCACTGGGAGATATCTTAGATTCCAACTACAAAATAATGCCTTATACTGGACGTCTAGCACAGCCCTTTACAAACGGAAAGAATTTGCACATTCGAGGACGAATCAAACTATTGCCGCATTCTTTCTATGTCAATTTACAAAGTAATCACTATTGTTGGCCACATCCAAACGTACAATTTCATTTGAACCCACGATTTGGCAGCGTTGGTGGCAAGCATGTGATTTGTCGAAATTCTTGGATCGACGGCAAATGGGATCGGGAGGAGCGTTCGGAGAATCTGACTGATTTCATGCCGGGCAAATTGTTCCATCTTAAAATCGCGTGCACCGATGTCAGTTATCAAGTTTATTTGAACGAAAAGTTGATTGCAGAATTTGTTTTCAGGGAAGACCCTAAACTGGTTGAGACAATATATATACAAGGTGATATAAAAGTTTTCGATGTAGTACTAGAGTCTGCCTATTGA